Proteins encoded within one genomic window of Candidatus Neomarinimicrobiota bacterium:
- the aepY gene encoding phosphonopyruvate decarboxylase codes for MARLYSFQGNHYLMLQCSNFADICRDNELTFFTGVPDSTYKSWMSFLEEDHPEFTNVPTVNECEATAVAAGYHLATGKYPVIYMQNSGFGKTVNPLTSLCGPDIYRIPALLMIGWRGEPGKPEAHQHRQIGRIMTDLLDLLDVRHAILSEDTNEAREQVREAVNYMKTENLPYALVIRKGVFEPLEAKPKRESDLMSREEAIFAILEHITDEDILVSTTGKTSRELHEACQDLGRTAQNRFYNPGGMGCAPSIALGIALQKPTSKVFTMDGDGALLMQMGALATIGTQQPANFHHILFDNHAHESTGGQINNSGAVDFRSLAKSCGYKGALIVHSKDELSAVFPEFAKVDGPVMLVVKIRTGSRANLSRPEEPLEIKRKFMEHLERLS; via the coding sequence GCACCTACAAATCCTGGATGAGTTTTCTGGAAGAAGACCACCCGGAATTTACGAACGTGCCAACGGTAAACGAGTGCGAAGCCACGGCTGTCGCAGCCGGCTATCACCTGGCCACCGGGAAATATCCGGTTATCTATATGCAGAATTCCGGATTCGGGAAAACGGTCAATCCGCTCACCTCGCTGTGTGGGCCGGACATCTACCGGATTCCGGCGCTCCTCATGATCGGTTGGCGCGGGGAACCGGGGAAGCCGGAAGCGCATCAGCACCGCCAGATCGGCCGGATTATGACCGACCTGCTCGACCTGCTGGACGTCCGCCACGCCATTTTATCCGAAGATACGAACGAAGCCCGGGAACAGGTCAGGGAAGCTGTGAATTATATGAAAACTGAAAATCTCCCTTACGCTCTCGTAATCCGGAAAGGCGTATTTGAACCGCTGGAAGCCAAACCGAAGCGGGAGTCGGACCTCATGTCCCGCGAGGAGGCTATCTTTGCCATCCTGGAGCATATCACAGACGAGGATATCCTGGTCTCCACCACCGGGAAAACCTCCCGCGAACTCCACGAGGCCTGCCAGGATCTCGGACGCACCGCCCAAAACCGATTCTATAATCCAGGCGGGATGGGATGCGCGCCGTCCATTGCTCTTGGCATTGCTCTGCAAAAACCGACTTCCAAAGTTTTTACCATGGATGGCGACGGCGCTCTGCTAATGCAGATGGGGGCACTGGCCACCATCGGCACACAGCAGCCGGCGAACTTTCACCACATTCTGTTCGATAATCACGCACACGAGTCCACCGGCGGACAGATCAACAACTCCGGCGCCGTGGATTTCCGGTCCCTTGCAAAATCCTGCGGATATAAAGGTGCATTGATCGTTCATTCCAAAGATGAACTGAGCGCCGTATTTCCGGAATTTGCCAAAGTCGACGGTCCTGTCATGCTGGTCGTAAAAATCCGCACCGGATCACGGGCGAATCTGAGCCGGCCGGAGGAGCCGCTGGAGATCAAACGCAAATTCATGGAGCACCTGGAGCGCCTCTCGTGA